One window from the genome of Helicobacter pylori encodes:
- a CDS encoding dehypoxanthine futalosine cyclase yields the protein MRINREEILDLMKNAPLKELGQRALRVKQRLHPENLTTFIVDRNINYTNICFVDCKFCAFKRTLKEKDAYVLSYEEIDQKIEELLAIGGTQILFQGGVHPQLKIDYYENLVSHIAQKFPTITIHGFSAVEIDYISKISKLSLKEVLERLKNAGLSSIPGAGAEILSDRVRDVIAPKKLSSDRWIEVHRMAHLCGIKSTATMMFGSVDNEEDVVEHLQRVRDLQDETGGFRAFILWSFQPDNTPLKEEIPSIKKASSNRYLRYLACSRIFLDNIQNIQSSWVTQGSMIGQLALLFGANDLGSVMMEENVVKAAGTSFCMNEAEMIELIEDIGSVAAKRNTAYEILKRYPAKAKV from the coding sequence ATGCGCATTAACAGAGAAGAAATTTTGGATTTAATGAAAAACGCGCCCTTGAAAGAATTAGGGCAAAGGGCTTTGAGAGTGAAGCAACGCTTGCACCCTGAAAACTTGACGACTTTTATTGTGGATAGGAATATCAATTACACCAATATTTGTTTTGTGGATTGCAAGTTTTGCGCGTTCAAACGCACCTTAAAAGAAAAAGACGCCTATGTGTTGAGTTATGAGGAAATTGATCAAAAGATTGAAGAATTGCTCGCTATTGGTGGCACGCAGATCCTTTTTCAAGGGGGGGTGCACCCGCAGCTAAAGATTGATTATTATGAGAATCTAGTCAGCCATATCGCTCAAAAATTCCCCACCATTACCATTCATGGTTTTAGCGCGGTTGAAATTGATTACATTTCTAAAATCTCTAAATTGTCTTTAAAAGAAGTTTTAGAAAGGTTGAAAAACGCCGGTTTAAGCTCCATTCCAGGAGCGGGAGCAGAAATATTAAGCGATAGGGTGCGCGATGTGATCGCTCCTAAAAAATTGAGCAGTGATCGCTGGATTGAAGTGCATAGAATGGCGCATCTTTGCGGGATTAAAAGCACGGCTACCATGATGTTTGGGAGCGTGGATAATGAAGAAGATGTGGTGGAGCATTTACAAAGGGTGCGCGATTTGCAAGATGAAACCGGCGGCTTTAGGGCTTTTATTTTATGGAGTTTTCAGCCCGACAACACCCCCTTAAAAGAAGAAATCCCAAGCATTAAAAAAGCGAGTTCCAATCGGTATTTACGCTATTTGGCATGCAGTAGGATTTTTTTAGATAACATTCAAAACATACAAAGCTCATGGGTTACTCAAGGCTCTATGATAGGGCAGTTAGCCTTATTGTTTGGAGCGAATGATTTAGGGAGTGTGATGATGGAAGAAAATGTAGTGAAAGCGGCCGGAACGAGTTTTTGCATGAATGAAGCGGAAATGATAGAGCTTATTGAAGACATTGGGAGCGTGGCGGCTAAACGAAACACCGCCTATGAAATCTTAAAGCGTTATCCGGCTAAAGCAAAGGTATAA
- a CDS encoding M16 family metallopeptidase, whose amino-acid sequence MKKFLITLLLGVFMGLQASALTHQEINQAKVPVIYEENHLLPMGFIHLAFRGGGSLSDKNQLGLAKLFAQVLNEGTKELGAVGFAQLLEQKAISLNVDTSAEDLQITLEFLKEYEDEAIMHLKELLKSPNFTQNALEKVKTQMLAALLQKESDFDYLAKLTLKQELFANTPLANAALGTKESLQKIKLEDLKQQFSKVFELNKLVVVLGGDLKIDQTLKRLDNALNFLPQGKAYEEPYFETSDKKSEKVLYKDTEQAFVYFGAPFKIKDLKQDLAKSKVMMFVLGGGFGSRLMEKIRVQEGLAYSVYIRSNFSKVAHFASGYLQTKLSTQAKSVALVKKIVKEFIEKGMTQQELDDAKKFLLGSEPLRNETISSRLNTTYNYFYLGLPLNFNQTLLNQIQKMSLKEINDFIKAHTEINDLTFAIVSNKKSKDK is encoded by the coding sequence ATGAAAAAATTTTTAATCACTTTATTATTAGGAGTTTTTATGGGGTTACAAGCGAGCGCTTTGACACACCAAGAAATCAATCAAGCTAAAGTCCCTGTGATTTATGAAGAAAACCATTTATTGCCTATGGGGTTTATCCATTTAGCTTTTAGAGGGGGTGGGAGCTTAAGCGATAAAAACCAGTTGGGTTTGGCGAAATTATTTGCGCAAGTTTTAAATGAAGGCACTAAAGAGCTTGGTGCGGTGGGGTTTGCGCAACTTTTAGAGCAAAAAGCGATCAGTTTGAATGTGGATACCAGCGCAGAAGATTTGCAAATCACTTTAGAATTTTTAAAAGAATACGAAGATGAAGCTATCATGCACTTAAAAGAGCTTTTAAAATCCCCTAACTTCACGCAAAACGCTTTAGAAAAAGTCAAAACCCAAATGTTGGCCGCGCTTTTACAAAAAGAAAGCGATTTTGATTATTTGGCTAAATTGACTTTAAAGCAAGAGCTTTTTGCTAACACCCCTTTAGCTAACGCAGCTTTAGGCACTAAAGAGAGTCTTCAAAAAATCAAGCTAGAGGATTTGAAGCAGCAATTTTCTAAGGTCTTTGAACTCAATAAGCTCGTGGTGGTGCTTGGGGGCGATTTGAAAATCGATCAAACCCTTAAGCGTTTAGATAACGCTCTTAATTTCTTGCCGCAAGGTAAAGCGTATGAAGAGCCTTATTTTGAAACGAGCGATAAAAAAAGCGAAAAAGTCCTCTATAAAGACACTGAACAGGCTTTCGTGTATTTTGGTGCGCCCTTTAAAATCAAGGATCTAAAACAGGATCTAGCGAAATCTAAAGTCATGATGTTTGTGCTTGGGGGGGGGTTTGGCTCTCGTTTGATGGAAAAAATCAGGGTTCAAGAGGGCTTGGCTTATAGCGTGTATATCCGCTCTAATTTTTCTAAAGTGGCGCATTTTGCGAGCGGGTATTTGCAAACCAAGCTCAGCACTCAAGCTAAAAGCGTTGCTTTAGTTAAAAAAATAGTCAAAGAATTTATAGAAAAAGGCATGACGCAACAAGAATTAGACGACGCTAAAAAGTTTTTACTAGGCTCTGAGCCTTTAAGGAATGAAACGATCTCAAGCCGCTTGAACACCACTTACAATTATTTTTATTTGGGTTTGCCTTTAAATTTCAACCAAACGCTACTCAATCAAATCCAAAAAATGAGTTTGAAAGAAATCAATGATTTCATTAAAGCGCACACCGAAATCAACGACTTAACTTTTGCCATTGTGAGCAATAAAAAGAGCAA